The Akkermansia muciniphila genome includes the window CCATCCGCGGCGCACGCCAGCACAACCTCCGGAACCTGGATCTGGACCTTCCGTCCAACAAGCTGATCGTGTTCAGCGGCCCTTCCGGTTCCGGAAAATCCTCCCTGGCGTTCGACACGCTCTTTTCCGAATCCCGCAGGCGTTTCCTGGACTGTCTTTCAGCCCGCGCCCGGCAGGGCATGGAACAGCCGGAAAAACCGGAGGTGGACAGCATCACCGGACTGCCCCCGGCCCTGTGCCTGGAACAATCCGTCCGGCAGCAGAGTTCCCGCACCCTGCTGGGGAGCATCACGGAAATTCTGGATTACCTCCGCATCCTGTACGCCGCTGCGGGCACGCCTCATGACCCGGAAACGGGCCAGGAACTGGTGCGCAAGAGCCCGGACCGGATTACGGAGGAGCTCGTCTCCCTGCCGGAACAAACGCGCCTAGTGCTGGCGGCTCCGGCGGAAACCCTGCTGGCCCAGGACCCGGCGGCCACGCTGGGTGACTTTCAGCGCCAGGGTTTTCTGCGGGTTTACTGGAACGGGGAAGTGCGGGACATTGAGGAAATAGGCCCCCCCTCCCCGCCCCCGCCGGACGCCGCCCTGGTCATTGACCGCATCATCATCAGAGGTGAAGGTACGGCCTCCCGCGTGGCGGACTCCCTGCAAACGGCTCTCCGTATCAACCCGGACGAGGTGCGGGCCATCATTACCCGCCCGGGGGAAGAAGCCGCCGTCCAGGCCTTCCACACCCGGTACCGCAACCCGGAAACGGGCTTCCTGCTCCCCCAGCTTACGCCGCGCCATTTTTCCTTTAACTCCCCCCTGGGCGCCTGTCCGGCCTGCCAGGGGTCCGGACTTAATGACCGGGAGGACGCCCCATGCCCGGCCTGCGGAGGCCTGCGGCTCTCCCCGCTGGCGCTGGCCGTGACCATGCATACCCCGGGCCGGGCCTACAATCTGGCGGAACTGACGGCCCTGCCGCTGGAAGACATGGCCGGGGAAGTGGAGAAGCTGGAAACGCCGGCCTCCCTGGCAACGGCCCTAAACCCGCTCATGGAGGAGATCAACAAGCGCGTGCGCTTCCTGAATGAACTGGGCCTTTCCTACCTCTCCCTGGACCGTCAGGCGAACACCCTCTCCGGCGGGGAACTGCAGCGGGCGCGCCTGGCCTCCCAGCTGGGTGGAGCCCTTTCAGGGGTCCTCTACATCCTGGACGAACCTACCGCGGGACTGCACCCTTCCGATACGGACCGCCTTCTGCATGCGCTCCGGTCTCTCCGGGACCAGGGCAATACCGTCCTGGTGGTGGAGCACGATGAACAAATCCTGAACGCGGCAGACCACCTGGTGGACATGGGACCCGGCTCCGGGGCCAACGGAGGACGCATCCTGGCCCAGGGAACCCTCCCGGAAATTCTGGAAAACGCGGAGAGCCCCACCGGAGCATGGCTCTCCGGCAAACGGAGCATGCCCGCCTCCGCGCACCGTGCGCTCCCTTCCAGCCGCCTGATTCTGACGGGAGCGGCCAAACACAACCTCAACAATGTCACCCTGAACATTCCGGTGGGCGCGCTGACCTGCATCTCCGGCCCCTCCGGGTCTGGAAAATCCACCCTTGTCCGGGACTGCCTCATTCCTGCGGTCAGACAGGACCTGGCCGGGAAAAGGGGTGTCCCACGCATCGTGCAGGGATCGGAACACGTCAACCGCCTCGTCGTCATTGACCAGTCCCCCATCGGCAAAACGCCGCGCTCCACGCCGGCCACGGCCACGGGACTGCTCCAGGTGCTGCGTCCCCTTTACGCCCAGCTCCCCCTTTCCAAGCAGAGGGGGTACACGGCGGCGCGCTTTTCCCCCAACATCCGCGGTGGGCGCTGTGAGCGGTGCCTGGGAACAGGCATGATTGAAGTGGACATGAACTTTCTGGGCAACGTCACCATGCCCTGCGACGCCTGCCAGGGCCAATGCTACAACCGGGAAACCCTGGAAGTCACCTGGAAGGGAAAATCCATCGCCCAGGCGCTGGCGCTGACCGTGGATGAAGCGGCGGACTTCTTCTCCTCCCTCCCCAAAGCCACCGCCATTCTCAAAAGCATGCAGGACGTGGGGCTGGGGTACCTCAACCTCAACCGCCGGGCGGACACGCTCTCCGGCGGGGAATCCCAGCGCATCAAAATAGCGGCGGAACTTGCAAAAGCTCCGGCCTGGAAGCTGGCGGAGGACGGCAAGCGCGCCCTGTTCATTCTGGACGAACCTACCAGCGGCCTCCACTTTAATGAAGTGGCCCTTCTCCTGACAGCCCTTTTCCGCCTGAGAGCCGCCGGGCATACCGTCCTCTGCGTAGAACACCACAAGGATCTGCTGGATGCGGCGGATTACCTGGTGGACATGGGACCCGGAGCCGGCAGGCATGGCGGGAACATTGTGGCGGAAGGCACTCCCGCCGCCGTGGCGGCCATGCCGGAAGCGCCCACTTCCCGCTGGCTTTCTTCCCATTAAAATTGGGAAAATCTACTATGATCTTGACCTGGTTCCAATTATTCTATAACGGTAGGGGAATCCCTTTTTTGTCCGTTTATGAACCTCCGTTCCCTCTCCGTGGCGCTTCTTGCCGTGTGCCTTTCTTCTGAAACGGCCCGTGCCGTTCCGGTATTCCTTGAAAATGTCTCTGAAACCTCCGGCTGGTATGACTGCAACAAAAAGACCAAATGGGACTGGGGCAGTATTTCAAACCGTCCGTCCGAATACTATAAGCTGCCTCTGGACAGCCAGCTTTGCTGGGCGGCCTCGGCGTCCAACGTGCTGCAATGGTGGCAGGATACGCGGAGCGACCGGGACCCGGCCACGCCCAACGGAAAATCCGCCACTTATGCGGCCATGCCGGAAGTCGGCCAGCTGGCTATCTACTACACCATCGCGAACAACTGGACGGACGCCGGAGGTTCCGTGGAACAGGCCTACAACTGGTGGTTCAACGGCAGCACGCTTCCTTCCGTCTTCTTCCCCACCGACTCCCAAATCAGTGACCAGCCCGTCTTTTCACCAGCTTCCTCAGGCGGATACTGGAAGGAACTGAATATGAACGTCACCTATACCCCGGGAGGCGGAGGCGTGGCGGACACTCCCCTCTTCAATTCCTACACCTTCTACAACCATGACGACAGAAACGGAGTCTATGGAATCCTGAAAAACAACATCAATAACAACTGGGGAACCACGCTCACCATCGGCCAGAACGGAACGGGCCACGCCATCACCATGTGGGGATACGATACGGATGCGAACGGCAATCTGATTGTTTACCTGACGGACTCTGATGACTACGCCGTAGGCATGTTCCGCCAGAAAGTGGTGGTGGACGATCAAAAGTACGTCTATCTGACCAGCCTGGACGGAGAGAAGAATGTGTACGGCTATTCCTATGAAGAGCTGGGCCTGACCGGGTGCCAGGTGGGGGAAATCCAGGGCTTCACGGCGCCTTTGGGAGACCTCAGAATTCCGGAACCCTCCACCGGGGTTCTGGCCCTCTGCGGGTTGTTCCTTCCGCTGTGGCTGCGCCGCCGGCGCCCGTGAACAGAGCGGGCTTAAACTCCGGCCCATTCAAAACGAGCCTTGATTCTTGCAGGAAAAATGTGCAGAATTGGCAAACGCACAGTTCAGGAGAGCGTGAATTGTTCCAATGTTCCCCCAGTGCGGTACCTGTGAAATGAATGACGCTTCCAACAACCGCGGCGAGCTGGAAAACACCGTCTCGACTTACTCCGTCGACATAGAAACACTTCAGCAAACAGCCCTGAAGGGAGATCCCCAGGCGCTGTTCCAGCTGGCGATCAGTTATGAACAGGGGCGCGGGGTTGTGGAAAACCAGCAGGAAGCCTTCTACTGCTACCAGCAGGCCGCGGAGCTCGGCCACGTCACGGCCCAGCTCAACCTCGGCTGGGCCTATTCCAACGGCATAGGCGCTCCGCAGGATAATGACAAGGCCTTCTACTGGTACCAGAAAGCCGCGGAACAGGGACACCCCACCGCGCAATTCGACCTCGGGTTCTGCTATATCAACGGGCTCGGTGTGGAAAAAGATGAACACCAGGCCATCAGCTGGTACAAAAAAGCGGCGGAACAGGGCCATGCGGTGGCCCAGCTCAACCTCGGCTGGATTTACGCCAACAGCAACAGCCAGAAAAACTGGGAACAGGCCGTGTACTGGTACCAGCAGGCCGCGGAACAGGGAGACCCCCGCGCCCAGTATAACCTGGCCTGGTGCTACGGCAACGGTAGCGGCACACCCAAAAACCCGCAAAAAGCGGCCTACTGGTATGAAGAGGCGGCCACACAAAACCATGCCACAGCCCAGTACAACCTGGGGTGGTGCTATGAAAACGGCTTCGGCGTGCAGCCCAATCTGGACAAGGCCCTGGTGTGGTACCACAAATCAGCCCTTCAGGGCCAGATCACGGCCCAATACACGCTGGGCTGGTGCTACGGCAACGGCCGGGGCATGGAAGTGGACATGGCCAAGGCCGTCTACTGGTACACCAAAGCCGCCGAACAAGGCCACACAACGGCCCAGCTCAATCTGGGATGGTGCCACCTCAACGGCAAGGGAACGCCCGTCAACCGGGAAGAAGCCTTGAAATGGTATCTCAAGGCGGCGGAACAGGGCAACGCCACCGCCATGTTCAATGTGGGCAACTGCTACGCCCACGGCTACGGTATTGAACAAAATGAAGAACAGGCGGCCGCCTGGTACCAGAAAGCCGTCAAACACGGCAATAAAAAAGCCGTCAGCGCCCTGCGCCACCTTGCCTCTAGGCAGGAAAAAGAAAAGAGCCCGGATGCCCAGGCTTGAAAAGCTGCAAGGAATGCTCCTGTCACGGAATGATGGTTTCTTACAAAAACCGGGAGGCTCTCGTTCCCAGCTACGCGGCCATTAAGAAACAGAGAAAAGGGCGTACCCCAGCAAGTTGAACGGATACGCCCGGCCGGGAATGAAGGCACGGTGCGTGCCTTCTTCAAATTCACCCACTCTTGGCACCTCAAGCTTCGCTTTCCGTCCAAACGGGCTTTCCCGGCACTGCATCAAATACAGAGCTTACCGCCTTCCCTTCCGTCCGCCTCCCGCGGGGCCTTTCCTGGAAAGCCTTTCCACCGCCTCCGGCAACCGGGCCGCACCGTCTCCGCCCAGCGCCACATCTATATCCTCCAGCGCGTGAATCAGGTCAATCACCCCCCGCCGGGACAATGCTCCCCCGGCGGCCACGCAAAAATGGGTGCGGCAAGCCAGAGGCCTGCCTTCATAAATCATGCACCTTCCCTGCCCGTTCAGAAACGGGCAGCTGCCGTCCGGGTGCAGTTCCACGCGCGTACGTCCGGCGGCACGCCATGCCTTCCAGGCAACCCACGCCTCCCCCAGCGTCACATGGGGGGTCTCCCCGGTCAGGCGGAACCGGCAGCAATCCGCCGTGCCCGTACAGGAACGCGCAGCCCCGGAGGCCCGGACGGAGCCTTCCGCCAGCAAACGGCGCACCTCCGTTAACAATTCAGCGGAGGGGGCGCACCCCTCCGCCTTTCCATGACGGCACTTGCCGGACGCCATGACAGATGACTCCCTAAAGCGTCAGGCCGTCAGCCTTCGCCTGGTTCCAGTACGCGTACTCGGAGCGGTTGAAATCAACATACTCCGGAGACAGGTCCGTGGTATACACCGTGTGAGAAAACTCCCCGCGGTTCAGATTAATCTCCACCAGGAAGGCGGGCGCCTGCACGGCCTGGCGCAGGTCGTCAGACGGCGTATCCGCCTGCATGCCGCCGCGGCACGCGGGAAGTCCGGCAATGTCGATGTTGATCTTCTCTTCATCCACCTTAGCACCACAGTAGCCCACGGCATGGATGATACGGCCCCAGTTGGGGTCGTTGCCGTTCCAGGAACTCTTCACCAGGGAGGATTTGGCGACGGCTTCCGCCGCCTTCTTCGCTTCCTCCTCCGTGCGGCCTCCGGTCACGCGCACAGTCACAAACTTGGTCACGCGCTCGCCGTCCTGCACAATGTGCTTGGCAAGCTCCAGCATCACATGGGCCAGAGCCTGCTGGAACGCGTAAATATCTTCCGGGGATTCCAGCTTCACGCCGGACGCGCCGTTCGCCATCACCAGCACCGTGTCATTCGTGCTCATGTCACCGTCAATGGTGATGCAATTAAAGGAACTCTTCACGCCGGACTGCACGCACAGCTCCAGCACGTCGCGGGAAATGCCCGCATCCGTCGTAATGAAGCACAGCATGGTAGCCATGCAGGGATTGATCATGCCCGCGCCCTTGCAGCACGCGCCAATGCGCACGGGCCTGCCCTGCACCATGAACTCAATGGCGATGATCTTTTCCTTCGTATCACTGGTCATCACAGCCTGGGCTACTTCATGGCCCTTGTCACGTGAAAGGCCCTCCGCCAGTTCCGGGAACTTGGGATAAATGCGCATCATGGGCATCGGCAGGCCGATCACTCCGGTGGAACACACGGCTACTTCCGCAGGCTTCAGCCCCAGAAGCTCCGCTACGCTCCTGCATTCGCCCCTGGCGTCTTCCACCCCCTGGGCTCCGGTACAGGCATTCGCATTCCCGCTATTCGCCACAATGGCGCGGATATCCCCCTTCCGGAGGTGCTCACGGCTCACCTTCACGCAGGCGGCCTGCACGCGGTTGGTTGTGAACGTGCCTGCGGAAACGCAGGGTTCCGTGGAATAAATCAGGGCCAGGTCCAGGCGCGTGGCCGTAGGCTTCTTGATGCCGCAGCTCACGGCGCTGCCCAAAAAGCCCTGGGGCGTGCAGACGCCCCCGTCAACCGGAATATAGGATGAATCATTCATCGTTTTGAAGTGCCTTTCAGCGTATCAAAAAACTACAGTACCCACAAGCCTTCCGTTTCATCAAACCCGCACATGATATTGAAGGACTGGACGGCCTGGCCGCCGGCGCCCTTCACCACGTTATCTTCCGCACTCATCAGGATCACGCGGTTCGTCCGGGGATCATACGCCCAGCCGATGTCCACGCAATTCGTGCGGGTCACATTCTTGGTATCCGCAGGCTGGTTGCGCCCCAGCAGGCGCACGAACGGGGCATCCGCATAAGCCTCTTCCAAAATCTGGCCGACGGACTCAGCGTCCGCCCCCTTCTTCACCCTGGCCGTGATGGTGGAGCAGATGCCCGTATTCACCGGAATCAGGTGCGGAGTGAAGGACATCACCACCGTCTCCCCGGCGGCATGGGAAAGCTCCTGCTCAATCTCGCTCAAATGGCGGTGCTTCGGCACACCGTAGGCATGGAAGCTTTCATTGCACTCACAAAACAAGAGGGGAATGGAAGCCTTGCGCCCCGCGCCGCTCACGCCGCTGCCGGAACAGACAACCACGTCCTCCGGCTCCAGCAGGCCGGCCTTGAACAGAGGGATCAGGGGAAGAAGAATGCTGGTGGGATAACAGCCGGGAGAAGCTACGATGCGCGCTCCGGCAATCTCCGCCCGGCGCCACTCTGGCAGGCCGTACACGGCTTCCTGCATCAGGGCCGTATCCGGATGGGCGTTTCCATAATACTCCTCGTAAACCTCCGGGCTGTTCAAACGGAAATCCGCGCTCAGGTCAATCACGCGCACGCCCCGGTCCACCAGGCCGCGGGCATAGGAAGCGGCCACGCCGTGAGGCAGCGCCAGAAAAGCCACCTCCGCGCCCGTGGCGGCAATCGCGTCCACATCGGAATCCGTAAACTTCAAGTCGGAACCCGGAACCTGCCGGAAACGGGGAAACACCTCCCACAGCGGCTGCCCGGCATACTGGCGGGAGGTAGCGCACACCAGCTTCACCCCGCGGTGATTCAACAGGATGCGCAACAACTCCTGCCCGGTGTAGCCACTGGCTCCGACGACTGCTACTTGAACTTGCTTCATGACAAAAAAGGTATGCTATGAAAAAAGACTCTTGCCAACACTAAAGTTTTCCTATATACACCTCGCCGTCGCAAGACACGGCCCCGGTCGGTCCGATTTTATCGGGTTGTAGCGCAGTCTGGTAGCGCACCTGCATGGGGTGCAGGGGGTCGCAGGTTCGAATCCTGTCAACCCGACCACTTTTAACCGCTGTAAGTTGAAAAGCTTACAGCGGTTTTTGTTTCCGGCATATTGAATATAACCGCCCACCCGTTCATGACTCTTTCCACATCACGGTGATACGGCTCTTTATATTCATGCGCCTGTGTAAATGCAGAAGAGTTCCGGAAAAGGAGAAAAGCACACGGAATCCTCGTATCCTGTCCCTGCACCTCTCCCGCCTGACGTTGCGCGCGGGATGACCTCTCTTTGAAATACATGCAAACTCCTTCCGCAAGGTGCCCGTCCTGAAACAGGTTCCAAGTCATCAATAGATACGTCCCTGAGTAAAAACAGCACGTCACCAGCCGGGATTATCCCGAACCAGTAAATAACAATCATGAATGAGATGATCACAATTAATGGAATCCTCATGGCCACGCAGAATGAATTTTCTGCCCATGCGGGAAACGCAAACATGCACGTCACCGCACAGGAAAAGGAAAAATGGAATTCCGGCGGTCAAGGCTCTAAAGGAGACAAGGGAGATCCGGGCCCTCAAGGCCCCCAGGGCCCCAAAGGAGATCCCGGCATCCAGGGCCCTGCCGGTCCACAAGGACCCAAAGGGGACAAGGGAGATAAAGGGGATGCAGGTCCCGAAGGTCCGCGCGGTTCCAGCGTAGCGCCGGGCTGTTTCATGTGGTTCTGCGGCAGCGCAGCTCCAAGCGGCTGGCTGGAATGCAATGGGGCAACCCTGCAAATCAGCCAATATCCGGAATTATACGCGGCGATCGGCACTACCTATGGCGGCGACGGAGTCACCACCTTTGCCCTTCCCAACCTGGCCATCGACAACGGCCTCTTCATTCGCTCCACCTCCCTGGAAAGAACGGTAGGAAGCGTGCAGGGAGATGCCATCCGCAATATTACAGGGGGCCTTGCTACATCTCCCCCCGCGGATAAAACGCCCAACCCCGGTAGCGGAGCTTTCAGTCAAACAACATCTTACCAAACCACCTGGGGAGGGCTGAGCAGTTATAACGGAGGTAGAATGAATGGAATTAAATTTGATGCTTCCAAGATAGTTCCAACAGCAGACGAAAACCGTCCCGTCAATATGGCCTTAATGCCTATCATCAAATACTGATATAACAAATGTGAAAGTATCTGTTGCTGTCATTGTTTGGTCAGTAAACGTCTCGCACAAAATTACAGTTCACACAACACGTTGGCGGAATACTGCACTTGTCAATATGCGGATGCTCCTATCATGCCAGTGCCCGGTGGAGACGCCCAACATTCCTGCAATCATTGTCATAATTCCAGAAGTGAAACCGGACACGTCAACAACACACGGAAGAAAGACAACAGTAAGCCCTTGAAAAAATTGAACCGCTATAATGCGGAATAACTAATCCGCTCTTCAAGCCGTGGCGAACAAGCCACGGCTTTTTTTTGGCAAAAACAGAATTATATTGATTCCTTTTTGTTGATCAGGAAGATTGCGTATAGAAAATATTGGAGAACAATGAGTAGAAGCGCAGTTGAATCTCATAAGGGTGACAGATATCAGAATTTGCTGGCCGCCCAATACATTGCCGAGATGATGGATGAAAAGAGCGGACAAAAAATCGTCCGGATGGAAATTGAATCAACACGCGTCCTGGATGGCGACCCGATAGAAGTAGAAGACTTTATTATTCATCATGAATCGGGCAGGAAAACCTACTGTCAGTGCAAAAAAAACCAGACAGCCCGCAGGGATTGGACTATTCACGGATTGGGAGAAGAGCTGAATAAGGCATGGAACCTCTTCAAAAACGCTGATGATATCGAGTCCATTGACTTTTATTGTCAAAATGGATTCGGAGACTTGGGAAAACTGGCGGAAGAATCCCGTTCCTATCCCGATGTACAATCATTCATCCACACCGCTATCAATAACAATGCAACAATAAACTCCATTTATCAAAAACTGAAAGAAGTCCTGGATATTCAGGGCGAAGACACCGAGCTTTGGGAATTCTTAAAAACGCTTTCCTTCAGAACTATTGAACAGGAAACTATCAGGGAATGTACCCTCCTGCACCTTTCTTCCATAGCGACCAACGCGAATGCAGCTCTGGACGCAGTGCTGGAGCTGGTTGCAAAAGCCAACGCCCGGGAGAAAAAAACTGGATTGGAATCAAGACGTACCGACTCTTCCTTCATCACCCGCCAGGATGTTCTGAAAAAATT containing:
- a CDS encoding excinuclease ABC subunit UvrA, producing the protein MNLPISIRGARQHNLRNLDLDLPSNKLIVFSGPSGSGKSSLAFDTLFSESRRRFLDCLSARARQGMEQPEKPEVDSITGLPPALCLEQSVRQQSSRTLLGSITEILDYLRILYAAAGTPHDPETGQELVRKSPDRITEELVSLPEQTRLVLAAPAETLLAQDPAATLGDFQRQGFLRVYWNGEVRDIEEIGPPSPPPPDAALVIDRIIIRGEGTASRVADSLQTALRINPDEVRAIITRPGEEAAVQAFHTRYRNPETGFLLPQLTPRHFSFNSPLGACPACQGSGLNDREDAPCPACGGLRLSPLALAVTMHTPGRAYNLAELTALPLEDMAGEVEKLETPASLATALNPLMEEINKRVRFLNELGLSYLSLDRQANTLSGGELQRARLASQLGGALSGVLYILDEPTAGLHPSDTDRLLHALRSLRDQGNTVLVVEHDEQILNAADHLVDMGPGSGANGGRILAQGTLPEILENAESPTGAWLSGKRSMPASAHRALPSSRLILTGAAKHNLNNVTLNIPVGALTCISGPSGSGKSTLVRDCLIPAVRQDLAGKRGVPRIVQGSEHVNRLVVIDQSPIGKTPRSTPATATGLLQVLRPLYAQLPLSKQRGYTAARFSPNIRGGRCERCLGTGMIEVDMNFLGNVTMPCDACQGQCYNRETLEVTWKGKSIAQALALTVDEAADFFSSLPKATAILKSMQDVGLGYLNLNRRADTLSGGESQRIKIAAELAKAPAWKLAEDGKRALFILDEPTSGLHFNEVALLLTALFRLRAAGHTVLCVEHHKDLLDAADYLVDMGPGAGRHGGNIVAEGTPAAVAAMPEAPTSRWLSSH
- a CDS encoding IdeS/Mac family cysteine endopeptidase, translated to MNLRSLSVALLAVCLSSETARAVPVFLENVSETSGWYDCNKKTKWDWGSISNRPSEYYKLPLDSQLCWAASASNVLQWWQDTRSDRDPATPNGKSATYAAMPEVGQLAIYYTIANNWTDAGGSVEQAYNWWFNGSTLPSVFFPTDSQISDQPVFSPASSGGYWKELNMNVTYTPGGGGVADTPLFNSYTFYNHDDRNGVYGILKNNINNNWGTTLTIGQNGTGHAITMWGYDTDANGNLIVYLTDSDDYAVGMFRQKVVVDDQKYVYLTSLDGEKNVYGYSYEELGLTGCQVGEIQGFTAPLGDLRIPEPSTGVLALCGLFLPLWLRRRRP
- a CDS encoding tetratricopeptide repeat protein; amino-acid sequence: MNDASNNRGELENTVSTYSVDIETLQQTALKGDPQALFQLAISYEQGRGVVENQQEAFYCYQQAAELGHVTAQLNLGWAYSNGIGAPQDNDKAFYWYQKAAEQGHPTAQFDLGFCYINGLGVEKDEHQAISWYKKAAEQGHAVAQLNLGWIYANSNSQKNWEQAVYWYQQAAEQGDPRAQYNLAWCYGNGSGTPKNPQKAAYWYEEAATQNHATAQYNLGWCYENGFGVQPNLDKALVWYHKSALQGQITAQYTLGWCYGNGRGMEVDMAKAVYWYTKAAEQGHTTAQLNLGWCHLNGKGTPVNREEALKWYLKAAEQGNATAMFNVGNCYAHGYGIEQNEEQAAAWYQKAVKHGNKKAVSALRHLASRQEKEKSPDAQA
- a CDS encoding YkgJ family cysteine cluster protein, which codes for MASGKCRHGKAEGCAPSAELLTEVRRLLAEGSVRASGAARSCTGTADCCRFRLTGETPHVTLGEAWVAWKAWRAAGRTRVELHPDGSCPFLNGQGRCMIYEGRPLACRTHFCVAAGGALSRRGVIDLIHALEDIDVALGGDGAARLPEAVERLSRKGPAGGGRKGRR
- the argJ gene encoding bifunctional glutamate N-acetyltransferase/amino-acid acetyltransferase ArgJ, which encodes MNDSSYIPVDGGVCTPQGFLGSAVSCGIKKPTATRLDLALIYSTEPCVSAGTFTTNRVQAACVKVSREHLRKGDIRAIVANSGNANACTGAQGVEDARGECRSVAELLGLKPAEVAVCSTGVIGLPMPMMRIYPKFPELAEGLSRDKGHEVAQAVMTSDTKEKIIAIEFMVQGRPVRIGACCKGAGMINPCMATMLCFITTDAGISRDVLELCVQSGVKSSFNCITIDGDMSTNDTVLVMANGASGVKLESPEDIYAFQQALAHVMLELAKHIVQDGERVTKFVTVRVTGGRTEEEAKKAAEAVAKSSLVKSSWNGNDPNWGRIIHAVGYCGAKVDEEKINIDIAGLPACRGGMQADTPSDDLRQAVQAPAFLVEINLNRGEFSHTVYTTDLSPEYVDFNRSEYAYWNQAKADGLTL
- the argC gene encoding N-acetyl-gamma-glutamyl-phosphate reductase, yielding MKQVQVAVVGASGYTGQELLRILLNHRGVKLVCATSRQYAGQPLWEVFPRFRQVPGSDLKFTDSDVDAIAATGAEVAFLALPHGVAASYARGLVDRGVRVIDLSADFRLNSPEVYEEYYGNAHPDTALMQEAVYGLPEWRRAEIAGARIVASPGCYPTSILLPLIPLFKAGLLEPEDVVVCSGSGVSGAGRKASIPLLFCECNESFHAYGVPKHRHLSEIEQELSHAAGETVVMSFTPHLIPVNTGICSTITARVKKGADAESVGQILEEAYADAPFVRLLGRNQPADTKNVTRTNCVDIGWAYDPRTNRVILMSAEDNVVKGAGGQAVQSFNIMCGFDETEGLWVL
- a CDS encoding phage tail protein, which produces MNEMITINGILMATQNEFSAHAGNANMHVTAQEKEKWNSGGQGSKGDKGDPGPQGPQGPKGDPGIQGPAGPQGPKGDKGDKGDAGPEGPRGSSVAPGCFMWFCGSAAPSGWLECNGATLQISQYPELYAAIGTTYGGDGVTTFALPNLAIDNGLFIRSTSLERTVGSVQGDAIRNITGGLATSPPADKTPNPGSGAFSQTTSYQTTWGGLSSYNGGRMNGIKFDASKIVPTADENRPVNMALMPIIKY